In Kitasatospora sp. NA04385, a single genomic region encodes these proteins:
- a CDS encoding DUF4291 family protein: protein MEQTPKRQVRARYDEETVTVYQAFGPEIAEPAAAAGRFPAAFDPGRMTWVKPSFRWLMHRSDWARSAGQERVLGVVIRRAGFDAALEAAVLSSYERGVHDSRAAWQRELRRAEARVQWDPERDLDLRPLGHRSLQLGLSGSLVERYLGEWLVRIEDLTPLARELRATREPGRLPPERPYPVPPGAAVRLGVS from the coding sequence GTGGAGCAGACACCGAAGCGACAGGTCCGGGCCCGGTACGACGAGGAGACGGTGACGGTCTACCAGGCGTTCGGGCCGGAGATCGCCGAGCCCGCCGCGGCGGCGGGGCGGTTCCCGGCGGCGTTCGACCCGGGGCGGATGACCTGGGTGAAGCCGTCGTTCCGCTGGCTGATGCACCGCAGTGACTGGGCCCGGAGCGCGGGGCAGGAGCGGGTGCTCGGGGTGGTGATCCGGCGGGCCGGGTTCGACGCCGCGCTGGAGGCGGCGGTGCTGAGCTCGTACGAGCGGGGGGTGCACGACTCGCGGGCCGCGTGGCAGCGGGAGCTGCGGCGCGCCGAGGCCCGGGTGCAGTGGGACCCGGAGCGGGACCTGGACCTGCGGCCGCTGGGCCACCGTTCGCTGCAACTGGGGCTGAGCGGCTCGCTGGTGGAGCGCTACCTGGGCGAGTGGCTGGTGCGGATCGAGGACCTGACGCCGCTGGCCCGCGAGCTGCGCGCCACCCGGGAGCCGGGCCGGTTGCCGCCGGAGCGGCCGTACCCGGTGCCCCCGGGTGCGGCCGTCCGGCTGGGGGTGTCCTGA
- a CDS encoding RICIN domain-containing protein translates to MSRSPRSAPARRRPPVLLATAALLAALGLGSGLGAADAQAASGSPGKPAAIVALGDSAISGEGAGTDTNDDYVPGTDTPTNYCHRSTKSEIFVTKLPGVTPIDLACSGAQTGDLVSDPELAKITGPGSGDFGEPKQDVQLAATARQYDVKMVVVTIGANDDFEFANIMMDCLAQYFPIPQSKGCRDTIGSAEITRRAAAVKPKVTAALTSVRSTMRAAGYTDDSYQLVYQSYFNPITPDIRRNDYAGKVADGCPAFPEDLAWGHNWVVPTLSDALREAAAGVPGVRYLDQRRVAFGHEVCAEWTTSPYEYTNGDVIDLSEKTRNGCDSPISIPGLCMNNVRQSYHLRVAGYAAEAACLRQFYQQAALDQAFCSLNQQDGTSITALTPGQPFPDTPEDGAWYQLTNQADGKVLDLSGGGSYGDATNGRTALTYPATGGLNQSFVLEAKAGGSYELDFSGNRDMCLDVAGASTAPGAKVQQWRCNGGGNQHWLLKPVGDGTYRLADSQDPTKLATAGPQTDGQGNALVRLAADDGSAAQHWRLTKLGIVYLHG, encoded by the coding sequence GTGTCCAGGTCACCCCGCTCCGCCCCCGCCCGCCGCCGTCCGCCCGTCCTGCTTGCCACCGCCGCCCTGCTCGCCGCCCTCGGCCTCGGCTCCGGCCTCGGCGCCGCCGACGCGCAGGCCGCGTCCGGCAGCCCCGGCAAGCCCGCCGCGATCGTCGCGCTCGGCGACAGCGCGATCTCCGGCGAGGGCGCCGGCACCGACACGAACGACGACTACGTCCCCGGCACCGACACGCCCACCAACTACTGCCACCGCTCCACCAAGTCCGAGATCTTCGTGACCAAGCTGCCCGGCGTCACCCCGATCGACCTGGCCTGCTCCGGCGCCCAGACCGGCGACCTGGTCAGCGACCCCGAGCTGGCGAAGATCACCGGGCCGGGCAGCGGCGACTTCGGCGAACCCAAGCAGGACGTCCAACTCGCGGCCACCGCACGCCAGTACGACGTCAAGATGGTGGTCGTCACGATCGGCGCCAACGACGACTTCGAGTTCGCGAACATCATGATGGACTGCCTCGCCCAGTACTTCCCGATCCCGCAGTCCAAGGGCTGCCGGGACACCATCGGCAGCGCCGAGATCACCCGCCGCGCCGCCGCGGTCAAGCCCAAGGTGACCGCCGCGCTCACCAGCGTCCGGAGCACCATGCGGGCGGCCGGCTACACGGACGACTCCTACCAGCTGGTCTACCAGTCGTACTTCAACCCGATCACCCCCGACATCCGGCGCAACGACTACGCCGGCAAGGTCGCCGACGGCTGCCCCGCCTTCCCCGAGGACCTCGCCTGGGGCCACAACTGGGTCGTCCCCACCCTCAGCGACGCCCTGCGCGAGGCCGCCGCGGGCGTCCCCGGGGTGCGCTACCTCGACCAGCGCCGGGTCGCCTTCGGCCACGAGGTCTGCGCCGAGTGGACCACCTCCCCGTACGAGTACACCAACGGCGACGTGATCGACCTGTCCGAGAAGACCCGCAACGGCTGCGACAGCCCGATCTCCATTCCCGGCCTGTGCATGAACAACGTCCGCCAGTCGTACCACCTGCGGGTCGCCGGGTACGCCGCCGAGGCCGCCTGCCTGCGGCAGTTCTACCAGCAGGCCGCGCTCGACCAGGCGTTCTGCTCGCTCAACCAGCAGGACGGCACCTCGATCACCGCGCTCACCCCCGGGCAGCCGTTCCCCGACACCCCCGAGGACGGCGCCTGGTACCAGCTCACCAACCAGGCCGACGGCAAGGTGCTCGACCTCTCCGGCGGCGGCAGCTACGGCGACGCCACCAACGGCCGCACCGCCCTCACCTATCCGGCCACCGGCGGGCTCAACCAGTCCTTCGTCCTCGAGGCCAAGGCCGGCGGCAGCTACGAACTCGACTTCAGCGGCAACCGCGACATGTGCCTCGACGTGGCCGGGGCCTCCACCGCTCCCGGCGCCAAGGTCCAGCAGTGGCGCTGCAACGGCGGCGGCAACCAGCACTGGCTGCTGAAGCCCGTCGGCGACGGCACCTACCGGCTCGCCGACTCCCAGGACCCGACCAAGCTCGCCACCGCCGGCCCGCAGACCGACGGCCAGGGCAACGCCCTCGTCCGGCTCGCCGCCGACGACGGCTCCGCCGCCCAGCACTGGCGGCTCACCAAGCTCGGCATCGTCTACCTGCACGGCTGA
- a CDS encoding chaplin, which translates to MQNVKKAAVLSAAAAGLVLGSAGLANASAGAEGVAANSPGVLSGNAVQVPVHVPVNVCGNSINVIGLLNPAFGNSCANIDAPVVEEPPAPPVGDDC; encoded by the coding sequence ATGCAGAACGTGAAGAAGGCCGCCGTCCTGTCGGCCGCCGCTGCCGGCCTGGTGCTCGGCTCGGCCGGTCTGGCCAACGCCTCGGCCGGCGCCGAGGGCGTCGCCGCCAACTCCCCCGGCGTGCTCTCGGGCAACGCCGTGCAGGTGCCGGTGCACGTCCCGGTGAACGTCTGCGGCAACTCGATCAACGTCATCGGCCTGCTGAACCCGGCGTTCGGCAACTCCTGCGCCAACATCGACGCCCCGGTCGTCGAGGAGCCCCCGGCGCCGCCGGTCGGCGACGACTGCTGA
- a CDS encoding rodlet layer protein → MIKKALAAAGVAAAGLATIASPAMAIGDADGAATSVQGNGGTNATGTSGNHSPNFHTLDNPNLCLPEVDNIAVAVIGVAVPIKADVLDNKPSQTCVVGQNTVGSGDGGVSHLIG, encoded by the coding sequence ATGATCAAGAAGGCTCTCGCCGCCGCCGGCGTTGCCGCCGCCGGTCTCGCCACGATCGCCTCCCCGGCGATGGCCATCGGCGACGCGGACGGCGCCGCCACCTCGGTCCAGGGCAACGGCGGCACCAACGCCACTGGCACCTCGGGCAACCACAGCCCGAACTTCCACACCCTGGACAACCCGAACCTCTGCCTCCCCGAGGTCGACAACATCGCCGTCGCCGTCATCGGCGTCGCGGTGCCGATCAAGGCCGACGTCCTGGACAACAAGCCGTCGCAGACCTGCGTCGTGGGCCAGAACACCGTGGGCAGCGGCGACGGTGGCGTCTCCCACCTGATCGGCTGA
- a CDS encoding chaplin — protein sequence MRNFKKAAVLSVAAAGLVLGSAGLANASSGAEGVAAGSPGVLSGNLIQVPVHVPVNVCGNTVNVIGLLNPAFGNSCANVG from the coding sequence ATGCGCAACTTCAAGAAGGCCGCGGTCCTGTCCGTCGCCGCCGCCGGCCTGGTCCTCGGCTCGGCCGGTCTGGCCAACGCCTCCTCCGGCGCCGAGGGCGTCGCCGCCGGCTCCCCCGGCGTGCTCTCCGGCAACCTGATCCAGGTCCCGGTGCACGTCCCGGTCAACGTCTGCGGCAACACCGTCAACGTCATCGGCCTGCTGAACCCGGCGTTCGGCAACTCCTGCGCCAACGTCGGCTGA
- the hemB gene encoding porphobilinogen synthase has protein sequence MSAEFPSVRPRRLRSTPAMRRLVAETRLHPAELILPAFVREGITEPRPIGSMPGVVQHTRDTLRRAAVEAAEAGIGGIMLFGVPEVQDATGTEGTNPEGILQLAIRDVVSEVGDRLVVMSDLCLDEFTDHGHCGVLAADGSVDNDATLERYAEMAVVQADAGVHLVGPSGMMDGQVAVVRKALDAAGHRDTGILAYTAKYASAFFGPFREAVGSSLKGDRKTYQQDPANARESLRELAQDVAEGADLVMVKPAMSYLDIVRQVADASPVPVAAYQVSGEYAMVEAAAANGWIDRERTILETLTSIRRAGAEQILTYWAVEAAAMVR, from the coding sequence GTGTCCGCCGAATTCCCGTCCGTCCGCCCGCGCCGGCTGCGCTCGACCCCGGCGATGCGCCGCCTGGTCGCCGAGACCCGGCTGCACCCGGCCGAGCTGATCCTGCCCGCGTTCGTCCGCGAGGGCATCACCGAGCCCCGGCCGATCGGCTCGATGCCGGGCGTCGTCCAGCACACCCGGGACACCCTGCGCCGGGCCGCGGTCGAGGCCGCCGAGGCCGGGATCGGCGGCATCATGCTGTTCGGCGTCCCCGAGGTGCAGGACGCCACCGGCACCGAGGGCACCAACCCCGAGGGCATCCTGCAGCTCGCCATCCGCGACGTGGTCTCCGAGGTCGGCGACCGGCTGGTGGTGATGTCCGACCTGTGCCTGGACGAGTTCACCGACCACGGCCACTGCGGCGTGCTCGCCGCCGACGGCTCGGTCGACAACGACGCCACCCTGGAGCGCTACGCCGAGATGGCCGTCGTCCAGGCCGACGCCGGCGTCCACCTGGTCGGCCCGTCCGGGATGATGGACGGTCAGGTCGCGGTCGTCCGCAAGGCGCTGGACGCGGCCGGCCACCGGGACACCGGCATCCTCGCCTACACCGCCAAGTACGCCTCGGCCTTCTTCGGCCCCTTCCGGGAGGCCGTCGGCTCCTCGCTCAAGGGCGACCGCAAGACCTACCAGCAGGACCCGGCCAACGCCCGCGAGTCGCTGCGCGAGCTGGCCCAGGACGTCGCCGAGGGCGCCGACCTGGTGATGGTCAAGCCCGCGATGTCCTACCTGGACATCGTCCGCCAGGTCGCCGACGCCTCGCCCGTGCCGGTCGCCGCGTACCAGGTCTCCGGTGAGTACGCGATGGTCGAGGCCGCCGCCGCGAACGGCTGGATCGACCGCGAGCGCACCATCCTGGAGACGCTCACCTCGATCCGCCGGGCCGGTGCCGAGCAGATCCTCACCTACTGGGCCGTCGAGGCCGCGGCCATGGTGCGCTGA
- a CDS encoding GntR family transcriptional regulator, with amino-acid sequence MTSQPRATQPKYQRIADDLKREIDAGRYRPGDRLPGENDLMATYGVARMTARQALGVLQGEGIAEARRGVGVFVREFRPIRRRGIQRLAGRTWGGGASVWSADIASRELAVDQLSVTEREAPEQIAAVLGLKGGEPACVRSRRFVLDGKPVLLSDSYLPAALVAGSRITDPDTGPGGTYARLAELGHKPVHFQEQIRSRMPAGDEADRLALAPGTPVFLVHRIAFAEDGQAVEVNEMVLDSASYILEYDFDA; translated from the coding sequence ATGACCAGTCAACCGCGCGCCACGCAGCCCAAGTACCAGCGGATCGCCGACGACCTCAAGCGCGAGATCGACGCCGGGCGCTACCGCCCCGGCGACCGGCTCCCCGGCGAGAACGACCTGATGGCGACGTACGGCGTGGCCAGGATGACGGCGCGTCAGGCGCTCGGCGTGCTGCAGGGCGAGGGGATAGCGGAGGCCCGCCGGGGGGTGGGCGTCTTCGTGCGGGAGTTCCGGCCGATACGGCGCCGCGGCATCCAGCGGCTCGCCGGCCGGACGTGGGGCGGCGGGGCCTCGGTCTGGTCGGCCGACATAGCCTCCCGCGAGCTGGCGGTGGACCAGCTGAGCGTCACCGAACGGGAGGCGCCCGAGCAGATCGCCGCCGTGCTCGGCCTCAAGGGCGGCGAACCGGCCTGCGTGCGCAGCCGCCGCTTCGTGCTGGACGGCAAGCCGGTGCTGCTCTCCGACTCGTACCTGCCGGCCGCGCTGGTGGCGGGCAGCCGGATCACCGACCCCGACACCGGCCCCGGCGGCACGTACGCCCGGCTCGCCGAACTGGGCCACAAGCCGGTGCACTTCCAGGAGCAGATCCGCTCCCGGATGCCCGCGGGGGACGAGGCGGACCGGCTGGCGCTGGCGCCGGGCACGCCCGTGTTCCTGGTGCACCGGATCGCGTTCGCCGAGGACGGGCAGGCGGTGGAGGTCAACGAGATGGTGCTCGACTCGGCCTCGTACATCCTGGAGTACGACTTCGACGCCTGA
- a CDS encoding ATP-binding protein, translated as MSVHRRWFSLPREPATVAAGRRRVRDLLTAWNTPLDEDTRFTLDLVTSELLGNAVRHATGDAVTVGVHADPLHHRAVIEVYDSSTAVPVPGRPAEDEESGRGLLLIAELALAHGVVRKRGGKWVWAEIALPGAAARPSGAARPADTARPSGRPARPTPPARPTTPAPPHKAPHGGVAPWAMTCQ; from the coding sequence ATGTCCGTCCACCGTCGATGGTTCTCACTGCCTCGCGAGCCCGCCACCGTCGCCGCCGGACGCCGCCGGGTCCGCGACCTCCTCACCGCCTGGAACACCCCCCTGGACGAGGACACCCGCTTCACCCTCGACCTGGTCACCTCCGAACTCCTCGGCAACGCCGTCCGCCACGCCACCGGGGACGCCGTCACCGTCGGGGTGCACGCCGACCCGCTGCACCACCGCGCCGTCATCGAGGTCTACGACTCCTCCACCGCCGTCCCCGTCCCCGGCCGCCCCGCCGAGGACGAGGAGTCCGGCCGCGGCCTGCTCCTGATCGCCGAACTCGCCCTCGCCCACGGCGTGGTCCGCAAGCGCGGCGGCAAATGGGTCTGGGCCGAGATCGCCCTCCCCGGCGCCGCCGCCCGCCCGTCCGGGGCGGCCCGCCCGGCCGACACCGCCCGCCCGTCCGGGCGGCCCGCCCGGCCGACACCGCCCGCCCGGCCGACGACGCCGGCCCCGCCGCACAAGGCCCCGCACGGCGGGGTCGCCCCCTGGGCGATGACCTGCCAGTGA
- a CDS encoding chaplin gives MSIKKAAAVGAAVVGIVAAGAGSAMASSGAEGVAAGSPGVASGNEIQVPVHIPVNLCGNSIDVIGALNPAFGNSCANVG, from the coding sequence ATGAGCATCAAGAAGGCCGCCGCCGTCGGCGCCGCTGTCGTGGGCATCGTCGCCGCCGGTGCGGGCTCCGCCATGGCGAGCAGCGGCGCCGAGGGTGTCGCCGCCGGTTCCCCCGGTGTCGCCTCCGGCAACGAGATCCAGGTGCCGGTCCACATCCCGGTCAACCTGTGCGGCAACTCGATCGACGTGATCGGCGCCCTGAACCCGGCGTTCGGCAACTCCTGCGCCAACGTCGGCTGA